From the genome of Lotus japonicus ecotype B-129 chromosome 6, LjGifu_v1.2, one region includes:
- the LOC130725074 gene encoding uncharacterized protein LOC130725074, which yields MDTGGAPCKYHRIQNRELLLEKNCVQVRGSEGDRFRQRNTSNQTREFCEEMGIHMRFSSVEHPQTNGQAESANKVILRGLKRRLSEAKGAWLDEFPVVIWSYDTTPHSTTRETPFRMTYGADAMLPVEIDNSSWRTEPRLEGQNSSNMAIELDLLSETREEARVREAAM from the coding sequence ATGGATACAGGCGGAGCCCCTTGCAAGTATCACCGCATCCAGAATCGTGAGCTTTTACTGGAAAAGAATTGTGTGCAGGTTCGGGGTTCCGAGGGCGATCGTTTCAGACAACGGAACACAAGTAATCAGACAAGGGAGTTCTGTGAGGAAATGGGCATTCATATGAGGTTCTCTTCGGTGGAGCACCCCCAGACCAATGGCCAAGCAGAGTCGGCGAATAAGGTGATCTTGCGGGGTTTAAAGCGCCGGCTCTCTGAAGCAAAAGGGGCATGGCTGGACGAATTCCCGGTCGTGATTTGGTCTTACGACACGACGCCGCATTCAACCACAAGGGAAACGCCTTTCAGGATGACTTACGGGGCAGACGCCATGCTTCCAGTGGAGATAGACAACAGCTCATGGCGGACAGAGCCACGACTCGAGGGCCAGAACTCCTCCAACATGGCGATAGAGCTGGACCTGCTATCCGAAACCCGAGAGGAAGCTCGTGTTAGAGAGGCGGCAATGTAG